In Camelina sativa cultivar DH55 chromosome 16, Cs, whole genome shotgun sequence, a single window of DNA contains:
- the LOC109129566 gene encoding uncharacterized protein LOC109129566 — protein MGSAGGGATGGGEEEPGAGESSRRAKFGPLVRRREDKRRGAAARDGKIRRDEDEDAIGWKRRHKQQLPRSGAQPSAAGDEWYSEGLCYGNNMAKEPFTIQQAKGMLSSKEPQPSRSQRESEIGKKK, from the exons ATGGGTTCAGCCGGCGGTGGAGCAACTGGAGGCGGAGAAGAAGAACCCGGAGCAGGCgagtcatcacgaagagccaAGTTTGGACCGTTAGTGCGACGGCGAGAGGACAAGCGACGAGGAGCAGCGGCACGGGATGGAAAAATACGACGAGATGAGGACGAGGACGCCATCGGGTGGAAGCGACGGCATAAGCAGCAGTTGCCAAGAAGTGGAGCACAACCGTCGGCGGCGGGAGATGAGTGGTACAGCGAGGGTTTGTGTTACGGCAATAACATGGCCAAAGAGCCTTTCACAATCCAGCAAG CCAAAGGGATGCTATCCAGCAAGGAACCACAACCTTCAAGATCGCAAAGAGAATCAgaaatagggaaaaaaaaatag